One region of Sphingomonas kaistensis genomic DNA includes:
- the purD gene encoding phosphoribosylamine--glycine ligase, whose product MNILLLGSGGREDALAWGLRQSPSCGDLLAAPGNPGIARWADCLAIDPADPDKVVALARERNVGLVVVGPEAPLVAGVADACREAGIPVFGPSAAAAMLEGSKGFTKDLCAAEGIPTARFVRLADTQAALDALDEFGLPVVIKADGLAAGKGVTVALTRDEAEQAVRDLGGAPLVIEEFLDGEEASLFALVDGPEALFLASAQDHKRVGEGDTGPNTGGMGAYSPAPVLTDALRDRAMAEIVVPTAAAMERAGTPFSGLLYAGLMLTAEGPKLIEYNVRFGDPECEAIVPLLKGDLAALLLSVAEGRLGQVRPEVSDSTSMTVVMCAEGYPGMPRKGGLIDGIEAAERVPGVTVFHAGTARHGSGALLSAGGRVLAVTAVGPTLAEARALAYQGVDAIEFADGFHRRDIGWRELERKP is encoded by the coding sequence ATCAATATCCTGCTGCTGGGCTCTGGCGGGCGCGAGGATGCGCTGGCCTGGGGCTTACGGCAATCGCCGAGCTGCGGCGACCTCCTTGCAGCGCCGGGCAACCCGGGAATCGCACGCTGGGCCGACTGCCTTGCGATCGATCCCGCCGACCCCGACAAGGTGGTGGCACTCGCGCGCGAGCGCAACGTCGGCCTGGTGGTGGTCGGACCGGAAGCGCCGCTGGTGGCCGGGGTCGCCGACGCCTGCCGCGAGGCCGGCATTCCGGTATTCGGTCCGTCGGCGGCGGCGGCGATGCTGGAAGGAAGCAAGGGCTTCACGAAGGATCTGTGCGCGGCGGAGGGTATCCCAACGGCGCGGTTCGTGCGCCTTGCGGATACGCAGGCGGCGCTCGATGCCCTGGACGAATTCGGGCTTCCGGTCGTGATCAAGGCCGACGGACTTGCGGCGGGCAAGGGCGTGACCGTTGCACTCACCCGCGACGAAGCCGAGCAGGCGGTGCGCGACCTTGGCGGCGCGCCGCTGGTGATCGAGGAATTCCTCGACGGCGAGGAAGCCAGCCTGTTCGCGCTGGTGGATGGACCGGAGGCGCTGTTCCTCGCCTCGGCCCAGGACCACAAGCGCGTCGGCGAAGGGGACACCGGTCCCAACACCGGCGGGATGGGCGCCTATTCGCCTGCCCCGGTGCTGACCGACGCGCTGCGCGACCGGGCGATGGCCGAGATCGTGGTCCCCACCGCGGCGGCGATGGAGCGGGCTGGAACGCCCTTCTCCGGCCTGCTCTATGCCGGCCTGATGCTGACTGCCGAGGGGCCGAAGCTGATCGAATATAACGTCCGCTTCGGCGACCCCGAATGCGAGGCGATCGTGCCGCTGCTGAAGGGCGATCTGGCGGCGCTGCTGCTAAGCGTTGCCGAGGGCCGGCTGGGGCAGGTCCGGCCGGAAGTCAGCGACAGCACCAGCATGACGGTGGTGATGTGCGCCGAGGGTTATCCTGGAATGCCGCGCAAGGGCGGCCTGATCGACGGGATCGAGGCGGCCGAGCGGGTGCCGGGCGTCACCGTCTTCCATGCAGGCACCGCGCGCCACGGATCGGGCGCCCTGCTGTCGGCCGGCGGCCGGGTGCTTGCGGTGACCGCCGTCGGGCCGACCCTGGCCGAGGCGCGGGCGCTGGCCTACCAGGGTGTCGATGCGATCGAATTCGCCGACGGCTTCCACCGCCGCGACATCGGTTGGCGCGAACTGGAGCGGAAGCCATGA
- a CDS encoding sodium-translocating pyrophosphatase, with product MELVLIAIGCGLLAVVYGIVTSGQVLRQPAGNQKMQDIAAAIQEGAQAYLGRQYTTIGIVGVVVAVLVFLFLGTVAAVGFVVGALLSGVAGYIGMNISVRANVRTAEAARVSLQGGLTTAFRSGAITGMLVAGLALLAIASFFYVLVGIQGRAPDDRTVIDALVALAFGASLISIFARLGGGIFTKAADVGADLVGKVEAGIPEDDPRNPAVIADNVGDNVGDCAGMAADLFETYVVTVGATMVLTALLVNTDVASLTALMALPLLVGGVCIITSIIGTYMVRLGKGQSIMGALYKGFWTTAILSIPLIYFATAYALGDLNAVIGGGEAAGLDVTGAVAEQTAGFTGMDLFWCMMIGLGVTGLLVWITEYYTGTNYRPVKSIAKASETGHGTNVIQGLAISLESTAMPTIVICAAIISSYLLAGLIGIAFAATSMLALAGMVVALDAYGPVTDNAGGIAEMAHMEDEVRTRTDALDAVGNTTKAVTKGYAIGSAALAALVLFGAYTTDLKEFSADLGIGANSVDFSLSNPYVVVGLLLGALLPYLFGAMGMTAVGRAAGNVVLDVREQFRDNPGIMDGTSRPNYARTVDLVTKAAIREMIIPSLLPVLTPIVVYFLIAWVAGKEQGFAALGALLLGVIVSGLFVAISMTSGGGAWDNAKKYIEDGNYGGKGSEAHKAAVTGDTVGDPYKDTAGPAVNPMIKITNIVALLLLAALAGHGG from the coding sequence ATGGAACTCGTGTTAATCGCGATCGGCTGCGGGCTGCTCGCTGTAGTTTACGGTATCGTCACCTCCGGCCAGGTGCTTCGGCAACCGGCCGGTAACCAGAAGATGCAGGATATCGCCGCCGCCATCCAGGAGGGCGCGCAGGCCTACCTCGGCCGCCAGTACACCACCATCGGCATCGTCGGCGTGGTCGTCGCAGTGCTGGTCTTCCTGTTCCTCGGCACGGTCGCCGCGGTCGGCTTCGTGGTCGGCGCCTTGTTGTCGGGTGTCGCGGGCTACATCGGGATGAACATCTCGGTCCGTGCCAACGTCCGCACCGCGGAGGCTGCGCGCGTGTCGCTCCAGGGCGGGCTCACCACCGCCTTCCGCTCCGGCGCCATCACCGGCATGCTGGTCGCGGGCCTGGCGCTGCTTGCGATCGCGTCCTTCTTCTACGTGCTGGTCGGGATCCAGGGCCGCGCGCCCGATGACCGTACCGTCATCGACGCACTGGTCGCGCTGGCGTTCGGGGCGTCGCTGATCTCCATCTTTGCCCGTCTCGGCGGCGGCATCTTCACCAAGGCCGCCGACGTCGGCGCCGATCTCGTCGGCAAGGTCGAGGCCGGAATCCCCGAGGACGACCCCCGCAACCCGGCCGTCATCGCCGACAACGTGGGCGACAATGTCGGCGATTGCGCCGGCATGGCCGCCGACCTGTTCGAAACCTATGTCGTGACCGTCGGCGCCACCATGGTGCTGACCGCCTTGCTGGTGAACACCGACGTCGCCAGCCTGACCGCGCTGATGGCGCTTCCGTTGCTGGTCGGCGGCGTTTGCATCATCACCTCGATCATCGGCACCTACATGGTCCGCCTCGGCAAGGGTCAGTCCATCATGGGCGCGCTCTACAAGGGGTTCTGGACCACCGCGATCCTGTCGATCCCGCTGATCTACTTCGCCACCGCCTACGCGCTGGGTGACCTGAATGCCGTGATCGGTGGCGGCGAAGCGGCCGGCCTCGACGTCACCGGCGCGGTTGCCGAGCAGACCGCCGGCTTCACCGGCATGGACCTGTTCTGGTGCATGATGATCGGCCTCGGCGTGACCGGCCTGCTGGTCTGGATCACCGAATATTACACCGGCACCAACTACCGCCCGGTCAAGTCGATCGCCAAGGCCTCGGAAACCGGGCACGGCACCAACGTCATCCAGGGCCTGGCCATCAGCCTTGAATCGACCGCCATGCCGACGATCGTCATCTGCGCGGCGATCATCTCGTCCTACCTCCTCGCCGGCCTGATCGGCATCGCCTTCGCGGCTACCTCGATGCTGGCGCTGGCCGGCATGGTCGTCGCCCTCGACGCCTATGGCCCGGTCACCGACAATGCCGGCGGCATCGCCGAGATGGCGCACATGGAGGACGAGGTCCGCACCCGCACCGACGCGCTCGATGCGGTGGGCAACACCACCAAGGCCGTGACCAAGGGCTATGCCATCGGCTCCGCCGCGCTTGCCGCGCTGGTGCTGTTCGGCGCCTACACTACCGACCTGAAGGAGTTCTCCGCCGACCTCGGCATCGGGGCCAATTCGGTCGATTTCAGCCTGTCCAACCCTTACGTCGTGGTCGGGCTGCTGCTCGGCGCTCTCTTGCCCTATCTGTTCGGGGCGATGGGCATGACCGCCGTCGGCCGCGCCGCCGGCAACGTCGTGCTCGACGTGCGTGAACAGTTCCGCGACAATCCGGGCATCATGGACGGCACCAGCCGCCCCAATTACGCCCGCACCGTCGACCTCGTCACCAAGGCCGCGATCCGGGAGATGATCATCCCCTCGCTGCTGCCGGTGCTGACGCCGATCGTGGTCTACTTCCTGATCGCCTGGGTGGCCGGCAAGGAACAGGGCTTCGCGGCCTTGGGCGCCCTGCTGCTGGGCGTGATCGTGTCGGGCCTGTTCGTCGCCATCTCGATGACCTCGGGCGGCGGCGCGTGGGACAATGCCAAGAAGTATATCGAAGACGGCAATTACGGCGGCAAGGGCTCCGAAGCCCACAAGGCCGCGGTCACCGGTGACACCGTTGGTGATCCCTACAAGGACACCGCCGGCCCGGCGGTCAATCCGATGATCAAGATCACCAACATCGTCGCGCTGCTGCTGCTCGCGGCGCTGGCGGGCCACGGCGGCTGA
- the xseA gene encoding exodeoxyribonuclease VII large subunit codes for MPAGLLAEGRQGDNSPPMSVGDLASAVKRTVEDRFGRIRVRGEISGWKRHSSGHCYFTLKDDSACIDAVIWRGQAGNLAFRPEDGAEVIATAKMTTYPARSKYQLVVERMELAGEGALMALLERRRKALAAEGLFDSARKRPLPFMPRVIGVVTSPTGAVIRDILHRLEDRCPTHVILWPVPVQGDGAAGKIAGAIRGFATHAVRPDLIIVARGGGSIEDLWAFNEEEVVRAAAESPIPLISAVGHETDTTLIDHASDLRAPTPTAAAELAVPVRAELLALLDELSARKRRCLGKRASDARERLALTAGRWPAADTLLGPKRQRLDDTAERLPRGLAARAHKAEALMNLTASRLRPDLLAQKLARASDRLAASAKMLPLVHPDRPLGRGFVRVTAAADGRTLTHAADARAAGSLLLRFGDGELPVSAEGAAPPPAPPAPAKVERTSKRAYVPPHPNLFD; via the coding sequence ATGCCCGCCGGCCTCCTAGCGGAGGGAAGGCAAGGCGACAATTCACCGCCGATGAGCGTCGGTGACCTGGCCTCGGCGGTGAAGCGGACGGTGGAGGACCGCTTCGGGCGAATCCGGGTGCGGGGCGAGATCTCCGGCTGGAAGCGGCACAGCTCGGGCCACTGCTATTTCACGCTCAAGGACGACAGCGCCTGTATCGACGCCGTGATCTGGCGCGGCCAGGCCGGCAACCTTGCCTTCCGTCCTGAAGATGGCGCGGAGGTGATCGCGACCGCCAAGATGACCACCTATCCGGCGCGCTCCAAATATCAGCTGGTGGTCGAACGGATGGAGCTGGCGGGCGAGGGCGCGCTGATGGCGCTGCTCGAGCGGCGCAGGAAGGCACTCGCCGCGGAAGGGCTGTTCGATTCGGCCCGCAAGCGCCCGCTGCCGTTCATGCCGCGAGTGATCGGAGTCGTCACCAGCCCGACCGGCGCGGTGATCCGCGACATCCTCCACCGCCTGGAGGATCGCTGCCCAACCCATGTCATCCTGTGGCCGGTCCCGGTGCAGGGCGACGGCGCGGCGGGCAAGATCGCCGGCGCCATCCGCGGCTTTGCAACGCATGCCGTCCGGCCCGACCTCATCATCGTCGCGCGGGGCGGCGGGTCGATCGAGGACCTGTGGGCCTTCAACGAAGAGGAAGTGGTGCGCGCCGCCGCGGAATCGCCGATCCCGCTGATCAGCGCGGTCGGGCACGAAACCGACACCACGCTGATCGACCATGCGTCCGACCTGCGCGCGCCGACGCCCACCGCAGCGGCCGAGCTGGCGGTGCCGGTCCGCGCCGAGCTGCTCGCGCTGCTCGACGAACTATCGGCCCGCAAGCGCCGCTGCCTTGGCAAGCGCGCCAGCGATGCGCGCGAGCGGCTGGCGCTGACCGCCGGGCGCTGGCCTGCCGCCGACACTTTGCTCGGCCCCAAGCGCCAGCGGCTCGACGATACCGCCGAACGCCTGCCTCGCGGCCTCGCCGCCCGCGCCCACAAGGCCGAAGCGCTGATGAACCTTACCGCCTCGCGCCTTCGGCCTGACCTCCTCGCGCAGAAGCTGGCGCGGGCGAGCGACCGGCTCGCCGCCTCGGCCAAGATGCTTCCGCTGGTCCATCCCGACCGCCCGCTCGGGCGCGGCTTCGTGCGGGTCACGGCGGCGGCGGATGGCCGGACCCTGACTCACGCAGCCGATGCCCGGGCCGCGGGCAGCCTGCTGCTGCGGTTCGGCGACGGCGAACTGCCGGTCAGCGCCGAAGGCGCCGCACCGCCGCCGGCACCGCCCGCGCCGGCCAAGGTTGAGAGAACTTCCAAGCGCGCCTATGTGCCCCCGCATCCCAATCTGTTCGACTAG
- a CDS encoding DUF2093 domain-containing protein — translation MLMAGTGREARINYMAGTFRLLSDGDHVRCAMTGVRIPLEALRYWSVARQEPYVDAAACLAAEERAGR, via the coding sequence ATGCTGATGGCTGGCACCGGCCGGGAGGCCAGGATCAATTACATGGCCGGCACCTTTCGCCTGCTGTCGGACGGCGACCATGTTCGCTGCGCGATGACCGGCGTCCGGATCCCGCTGGAGGCCCTGCGCTACTGGAGCGTCGCGCGGCAGGAACCCTATGTCGATGCCGCCGCCTGCCTCGCCGCCGAGGAGCGCGCGGGCCGCTAG
- the thiL gene encoding thiamine-phosphate kinase, protein MSGEATVLARLRSLATHPAARGLADDVAVLGDLVLTHDTIVEGVHYLPTDPPESVGWKLGAVNLSDLAAKGSVPAGALLSLTLRGDDQWEERFLSGLEQILEHFGLPLLGGDTVALPAGAPRVLGLTVLGKAGGPVPSRSGGRPGDKLWLAGPVGDSAAGLAQLTADPKATGLLVDTYRRPIPLLTIGALLAPHASAMMDVSDGLLLDARRLATASGCGLRVDLGTLPLSPAFRAARGEDRAARLFAATGGDDYALLAALPPDVDPLTILKGTEVNIVVVGELTGGGAFVLADDLGPVPLPERLGYEHDLP, encoded by the coding sequence CTGAGCGGCGAAGCGACCGTCCTCGCGCGCCTGCGTTCCCTGGCGACGCACCCCGCAGCGCGCGGCTTGGCCGACGACGTCGCGGTGCTCGGCGACCTTGTGCTGACCCACGACACTATCGTCGAGGGCGTCCACTACCTCCCCACCGATCCGCCCGAGAGCGTCGGCTGGAAGCTGGGCGCGGTGAACCTGTCCGACCTCGCCGCCAAGGGCTCGGTGCCGGCCGGTGCCCTGCTTTCGCTCACGCTTCGCGGCGACGACCAATGGGAAGAACGCTTCCTGTCCGGGCTCGAGCAGATCCTGGAGCATTTCGGCCTGCCGCTGCTCGGCGGCGACACGGTGGCGTTGCCGGCCGGCGCGCCGCGCGTCCTTGGCCTTACCGTACTCGGCAAGGCCGGCGGGCCCGTCCCGAGCCGGTCTGGCGGGCGACCTGGCGACAAATTGTGGCTGGCCGGTCCGGTCGGCGACAGTGCCGCGGGCCTGGCGCAGCTGACTGCCGATCCCAAGGCGACCGGGCTGCTGGTCGACACCTATCGCCGGCCGATTCCGCTGCTGACCATCGGCGCGTTGCTGGCGCCGCATGCTTCCGCGATGATGGATGTGTCGGACGGGCTGCTGCTCGATGCACGCCGTCTCGCCACCGCAAGCGGCTGCGGCCTGCGCGTCGACCTTGGTACGCTCCCCCTGTCCCCCGCCTTCCGCGCCGCGCGGGGCGAGGATCGCGCCGCCCGCCTGTTCGCGGCCACCGGCGGCGACGACTATGCCCTGCTTGCGGCACTGCCACCGGACGTGGACCCCTTAACGATCCTGAAAGGAACCGAGGTCAATATCGTGGTTGTCGGCGAGCTGACGGGGGGCGGGGCCTTCGTGCTCGCCGACGACCTCGGCCCAGTGCCGCTGCCGGAGCGCCTTGGTTATGAGCACGACCTACCCTGA
- a CDS encoding alpha/beta fold hydrolase, with protein sequence MTRSTRIPLSTGITLNVATAGPEDGPAIVLLHGFPESHRTWRGLVPLLEDKYRLIMPDQRGFAGSDAPQDPKDYATDRIVADLFALVDALGLDDFTLVGHDWGGAVSWAAALRNDPRLKRLIIVNAPHPLIFQKSLIEDPEQRAASQYITAFRAPGFEKAVEAMGWDTFFTKSFTGHVDLAAIPAEEKAEYIAEWSQPGVFTAMLNWYRGAGVMVPPPGVDVPLPDFLVRAFPAVKVPTLVVWGMRDKALLPLQLDGLDGLIDDLTVERVPDAGHFLPWEKPKAVAEPLRTFLASRLGA encoded by the coding sequence GTGACCCGCTCCACCCGCATCCCCTTGTCGACCGGCATCACCCTCAACGTCGCGACGGCCGGGCCGGAGGACGGGCCGGCGATCGTTCTCCTTCACGGCTTTCCCGAATCGCACCGCACCTGGCGCGGCTTGGTGCCGCTGCTCGAGGACAAGTACCGGCTGATCATGCCCGACCAGCGCGGGTTCGCCGGGTCGGACGCGCCGCAGGACCCGAAGGATTATGCCACCGACCGGATCGTCGCCGACCTGTTCGCGCTGGTCGACGCGCTCGGCCTCGATGACTTCACATTGGTCGGCCACGACTGGGGCGGGGCGGTCAGCTGGGCCGCCGCGCTAAGGAATGACCCGCGGCTCAAGCGGCTGATCATCGTCAACGCGCCGCATCCCCTGATCTTCCAGAAAAGCCTGATCGAGGATCCCGAGCAGCGTGCGGCCTCGCAATATATCACCGCCTTCCGCGCGCCCGGCTTTGAGAAGGCGGTCGAGGCGATGGGCTGGGACACCTTCTTCACCAAGAGCTTCACCGGCCATGTCGACCTCGCCGCCATCCCCGCGGAAGAGAAGGCCGAGTATATCGCCGAGTGGAGCCAGCCGGGCGTCTTCACCGCCATGCTCAATTGGTATCGCGGTGCGGGGGTGATGGTCCCGCCGCCGGGCGTCGACGTGCCGCTGCCCGATTTCCTCGTGCGCGCCTTTCCCGCGGTGAAGGTGCCGACGCTGGTGGTGTGGGGAATGCGCGACAAGGCGTTGCTTCCGCTCCAGCTCGACGGGCTCGATGGGTTGATCGACGACCTGACGGTCGAGCGGGTGCCCGACGCGGGCCATTTCCTGCCGTGGGAGAAGCCGAAAGCCGTGGCCGAACCGCTGCGGACTTTCCTTGCGAGCCGGTTGGGCGCATAG
- a CDS encoding globin-coupled sensor protein encodes MSDEIQTRLQFMNFTQAQRDRLSGMRDLLARLIPPALDRFYDKVRQTPSTSRFFRDGEHMRCAHAAQEKHWARIAEGRFDQAFSDSVQRIGAVHARIGLEPQWYIGAYSVVLEQLLEGIGREYGLLQRLRRGFRGPTQAELSAARVKAALLDMELSVSIYFAQSQVERSTAIAALSAALSTVAKGDLTADLGEMPDSFGAIKRDYDQAIARLRELVSGVADGAVHIQTGSSEIAQAAEDLARRTESTAATLEQTAAAVSQMDERLRATSTAAERSVRQADDTSATVANGRNVARQAVQAMEAVSASATGIDGVIEGLDKIAFQTRVLAMNAAVEAGRAGEAGRGFAVVADLVSALAMRAEEEAKKARTELTTTQTEIVSAVQAVHQVDGELQRISENVEAVHQLVSNIASDNQAQASAITEINSAVSSMDRATQQNAAMVEETSAAARNLAGEVSRLNGKTSQFTTQRAGGVVALAAARDERGLRQVA; translated from the coding sequence ATGTCCGACGAGATCCAGACCCGCCTGCAGTTCATGAACTTCACGCAAGCGCAGCGCGACCGTTTGTCGGGAATGCGCGACCTGCTTGCCCGGCTGATCCCGCCCGCGCTCGATCGTTTCTACGACAAGGTCAGGCAGACCCCCAGCACCAGCCGCTTCTTCCGCGACGGCGAACATATGCGCTGCGCCCATGCCGCGCAGGAAAAGCACTGGGCCCGCATCGCCGAGGGTCGCTTCGACCAGGCTTTTTCCGACAGCGTCCAGCGGATCGGCGCGGTGCACGCCCGCATCGGGCTCGAGCCGCAATGGTATATCGGTGCCTACAGCGTGGTGCTCGAGCAATTGCTGGAAGGCATCGGCCGCGAATATGGCCTCCTGCAGCGACTGCGCCGCGGCTTCCGCGGGCCGACCCAGGCCGAGCTATCTGCGGCGCGGGTCAAGGCCGCCCTGCTCGACATGGAATTGTCGGTGTCCATTTACTTCGCGCAAAGCCAGGTCGAGCGCAGCACCGCCATTGCCGCGCTCAGCGCCGCGCTGAGCACCGTCGCCAAGGGCGATCTCACCGCCGATCTCGGCGAAATGCCCGACAGCTTCGGGGCCATCAAGCGCGACTATGACCAGGCCATCGCCCGGCTGCGCGAACTGGTGTCGGGCGTTGCCGACGGGGCGGTCCACATCCAGACCGGCTCGTCCGAAATCGCCCAGGCCGCCGAAGACCTTGCCCGTCGCACCGAAAGCACCGCCGCGACGCTGGAACAGACCGCCGCCGCGGTCAGCCAGATGGACGAGCGGCTGCGTGCGACCTCCACTGCCGCAGAACGCTCTGTCCGTCAGGCCGACGATACCAGCGCAACCGTCGCCAATGGCCGCAACGTCGCCCGCCAGGCGGTCCAGGCGATGGAAGCGGTCAGCGCCAGTGCGACCGGCATCGACGGGGTGATCGAAGGGCTCGACAAGATCGCTTTCCAGACCCGAGTCCTGGCCATGAACGCCGCGGTCGAGGCCGGACGGGCGGGCGAGGCCGGGCGCGGCTTCGCGGTGGTCGCCGATCTCGTCAGCGCGCTTGCGATGCGGGCCGAGGAAGAAGCGAAAAAGGCCCGGACCGAGCTGACCACCACCCAGACCGAGATCGTCTCCGCGGTGCAGGCCGTCCACCAGGTCGATGGCGAGCTGCAGCGCATCTCCGAGAATGTCGAGGCGGTGCACCAGCTGGTCAGCAACATCGCCAGCGACAATCAGGCGCAGGCTTCCGCCATCACCGAGATCAACAGCGCCGTGTCCAGCATGGACCGCGCGACCCAGCAGAATGCGGCGATGGTCGAGGAAACCTCGGCCGCTGCCCGCAATCTCGCCGGCGAAGTGTCACGGCTCAACGGCAAGACCAGCCAGTTCACCACCCAGCGCGCGGGCGGCGTGGTCGCGCTTGCCGCCGCGAGGGACGAACGAGGCCTGCGCCAGGTCGCCTGA
- the nusB gene encoding transcription antitermination factor NusB, which translates to MTSSKKSAPKRSRARSAARLAAVQALYQQEMEGTPTPTLLHEFHQHRFGETIDEVTMIDAEMDFFDDLVRGVTARSEEIDGKITARLAEGWKLDRLDRSMRAILRSGTYELIARPDVTVGTVIDEYLDIAHAFFGEKDVKFVNGLLDKVAGDVRA; encoded by the coding sequence ATGACCAGCTCGAAGAAATCCGCCCCCAAGCGATCGCGCGCCCGTTCGGCCGCTCGCCTCGCCGCCGTCCAAGCGCTCTACCAGCAGGAGATGGAGGGCACTCCGACGCCCACCCTGCTGCATGAATTCCACCAGCACCGCTTCGGCGAGACGATCGACGAAGTGACGATGATCGATGCCGAGATGGACTTCTTCGACGACCTGGTGCGCGGCGTCACTGCCCGTTCCGAGGAGATCGACGGCAAGATCACTGCCCGCCTGGCGGAAGGGTGGAAGCTCGACCGGCTCGACCGTTCGATGCGCGCGATCCTGCGTTCGGGCACCTATGAGCTGATCGCCCGACCCGACGTCACCGTCGGCACGGTGATCGACGAATATCTCGACATCGCCCACGCCTTCTTCGGCGAAAAGGACGTCAAGTTCGTCAACGGGCTGCTCGACAAGGTGGCCGGGGACGTGCGGGCCTGA